In the genome of bacterium, the window GAGACGACGCGGAAGCGGCCGGCGTGCATCGACTTGAAGACCACGCCGACGACCGCCAACCCCCAGATGACCCCGAACATGCTCCAGCCCCAGCCGCCGCGCAGGCTCACCAGCAGGAACGGCGTGTAGGTGCCGGCGATCAGCAGGTAGATGGCGGCGTGGTCGAGCGAGCGGAAGACGCGCTTGGCGCGCCGGGGGATCATGGCGTGATAGAGGCAGGAGACCGTGTACAGCAGCACCAGGGTCGCGCCGAAGACGGCGAAGCTGACCATGCGCCAGGGGTCGCCCGACGCGTTGGCGCGCACGGCCAGCAACACCAGACCCACGGCGGCCAGCGCGGCGCCGACGCCGTGGGTGACGCTGTTGGCGATCTCCTCGCCGCGGGTGTAGTGGTGGCGCGGCTGCGGCGACTCGCTGAGCATGTCGGCTCCTGGCGTGACCACCGCCGATCGTCGGGACCGGCGGTGACGAAATTCACAACTCACTTCCGGTATGCAAGATACGCCATTCCGGGGCGACGGCAACCTCGACTCTGATTATGTTTTATCAACACTATTCCGATCCCGGGGAAGGCGTGCTAGGATCCGGGTCGCCGATCCTCGACGCCATGATCACGACCCTCATCCGCGGGAGTTCGTCATGAAGATCCTCGCCTGGTTCCTGGTTGGCAGCCTGACGTTGCTGGTCGCCTGTTCGGGCGACGATCCGGCCGCGCCC includes:
- a CDS encoding hemolysin III family protein, translated to MLSESPQPRHHYTRGEEIANSVTHGVGAALAAVGLVLLAVRANASGDPWRMVSFAVFGATLVLLYTVSCLYHAMIPRRAKRVFRSLDHAAIYLLIAGTYTPFLLVSLRGGWGWSMFGVIWGLAVVGVVFKSMHAGRFRVVSTLLYVGMGWLAVITLKPMLATVPAGGLVWLLVGGLFYTGGTAFYLWKKLPYHHAIWHLFVLAGSASHWIAIYRYLGPVN